From the Fulvia fulva chromosome 2, complete sequence genome, one window contains:
- a CDS encoding Chitin synthase 5 — protein MANPTTQANLAALSAHSMSDTNITSHIASRFHSHLPITNLSSQGYISVNTYTSSSKGPHGTKEGSAMGAAEELAARMWDRLGKRQENQAAVFLGETGTGKTTIRSHLLSSILQYTSTPFSKKLSFAAFVFDSLTTTKSVTTTTASKAGLFFELQYDTANTLHPELVGGKVLDHRLERSRVATVPAGERNFHILYYLLAGTSPAEKEHLGLELGSSIAHGAGNRKSLAGGQKRWRYLGHPSQMKVGINDAEGFQHFKTALRKLEFPREEVAHLCEVLAAILHIGQLEFTTSQSTTPAPDESGGYGAEGGEEITVVKNKDVLAVVAAFLGVSAQHLEQILGYRTKILHRERVTIMLDPKGARDNADELARTLYSLMVALIMEKVNQKLCAPEDAISNTISMVDFPGFAQVSSTGSVLDQLLNNAATESFYNFCLQNFFERKADLLETEEVQVPATSYFDNSDAVRGLLKPGNGLLSILDDQMKRGKTDMQFLESLRKRFEKKNPAIEVSPATVMEPGNNFAIPNSHATFTVKHFAGEVDYAVEGLLEENGEVVSGDLMNLVNTSTSPFISELFGQEALNKVLHPQDRNAVTQASVASKPSRMPSMARRRGSRPQLGSRKQDLDNSSEEGGRSVSRINKHSDPQQGAAAQFLSSIDNISKSLTAPNTNSYFFFCLKPNDRRIANQFDSKCVRTQIQTLGIAEIAQRLKNADFSIFMPFGEFLGTAEGEVSVVGSEREKAEMILDEKSWPSHEARVGSTGVFLSERCWRQIIRAGDLGGPPNYADESYGNSGMLTPADAAKGGFGQSHVNLLQTPGPGYYDDKAAGYFGSRDLDSKSDAGASALREGDMFRNLETREQMAEKGNGAQMAEIEVKPSSKSRIRWIIMVHFFTWFIPDWTIKLVGGKSMGRKDIRVAWREKLAINMMIWLSCLFVVFFMVGFPRIICPTQHVYSLEELTTYNGKDGSKGSYVAIRGVVFNLEAFMPAHYPNIVPDSALKKYAGTDATNLFPIQVSAMCQGTNETGIDPAVQLNYQNYNWTGQNAVSTTDTNAQYHDFRWATNDSRPAWFVEQMIYLSGNYWKGNVGYSPEYLKTLKDKNNYVAYIDGRVYDMTEYVAGGRQPQYPPGSDRPDVVTNSNFMDERVVDLFQQRSGQDVTKYWEALNIDPALRQRMKVCLDNLFYVGNVDTRNSPQCQFAKYILLAISLLLVSVICFKFLAALQFGKKNVPENLDKFVICTVPAYTEDEDSLRRAIDSAARMKYDDKRKLLFIICDGMIIGQGNDRATPRIVLDILGVPASVDPEPLSFESLGEGQKQHNMGKLYSGLYEVQGHIVPFIVVVKVGKPSEVSKPGNRGKRDSQMILMRFLNRVHYNLPMTPLELELHHQIRNVIGVNPTFYEFLLQIDADTVVAPDSATRFVSAFVNDTKLIAVCGETALTNAKASMITMMQVYEYYISHNLTKAFESLFGSVTCLPGCFSMYRIRAAETGKPLFVSKEIVEDYSEIRVDTLHMKNLLHLGEDRYLTTLLMKYHSKYKTKYIMRAHAWTIAPDNWSVFMSQRRRWINSTVHNLVEVIPLQQLCGFCCFSMRFVVFLDLLSTIVQPVIVAYIIYLIVEVARNPDTVPITAFILLGAIYGLQAIIFIVRRKWEMVGWMIIYMLATPVFSFFLPLMAFWNMDDFSWGNTRVVTGEKGEQVVVSDEGKYDPNTIPKKRWEEYQAELWDAQTQRDDTRSEISGISYATKSYHPAASIYGDGYQQSHHMSQLTVPQMQQYGSHMSLAASDNGMMRSYSGADFDMSDMPSDDAILAEIREILRTADLMTVTKKSIKAELERRFQVPMDSRRQYIGSATEAILSGQL, from the exons ATGGCGAATCCTACTACCCAGGCCAACCTGGCAGCATTATCCGCCCATTCGATGAGCGACACGAACATCACGAGCCACATCGCATCGCGTTTCCACAGCCATTTGCCCATCACGAATCTGTCCTCGCAGGGCTACATCTCTGTGAATACATACACCTCTTCGTCAAAGGGACCCCATGGCACCAAAGAAGGCAGCGCAATGGGTGCTGCAGAAGAGCTTGCGGCTCGTATGTGGGACCGATTAGGGAAACGACAGGAGAATCAGGCAGCGGTGTTTCT TGGCGAAACCGGCACGGGAAAGACGACCATTCGATCGCATCTCCTCTCGTCCATCCTCCAGTACACTTCAACGCCATTTTCGAAGAAGCTGTCTTTCGCAGCGTTCGTCTTCGATTCACTCACCACCACGAAATCTGTCACCACCACGACCGCTTCGAAAGCCGGTCTGTTCTTCGAGCTGCAGTATGACACCGCCAATACCCTGCACCCAGAACTGGTCGGTGGCAAAGTCTTGGATCACAGATTGGAGCGAAGCCGTGTGGCGACTGTCCCAGCGGGTGAGCGCAACTTTCATATTCTATACTACTTGCTAGCAGGCACATCACCGGCCGAGAAAGAGCATTTGGGTCTGGAATTGGGCAGCAGCATAGCACATGGTGCGGGCAACCGCAAGTCTCTGGCAGGTGGTCAGAAAAGGTGGCGCTATCTTGGTCACCCTTCACAAATGAAAGTGGGCATCAACGATGCAGAAGGATTCCAGCACTTCAAGACAGCACTTCGGAAGCTGGAGTTTCCACGCGAAGAGGTCGCACACCTGTGCGAAGTCCTTGCTGCAATTCTGCACATCGGCCAGCTTGAATTCACGACCTCGCAAAGTACTACACCAGCGCCAGATGAGAGTGGAGGCTATGGCGCCGAAGGTGGCGAGGAAATCACAGTCGTCAAGAATAAAGACGTGCTTGCTGTTGTTGCGGCCTTCCTCGGAGTCAGTGCACAGCATTTGGAGCAGATTCTCGGATACCGCACGAAGATCTTGCACCGTGAGCGTGTCACGATCATGCTCGACCCCAAGGGCGCTCGCGACAACGCAGATGAGCTCGCACGAACACTTTACAGCTTGATGGTTGCTCTGATTATGGAGAAGGTGAACCAAAAGCTTTGTGCGCCAGAAGACGCCATCTCGAACACAATATCTATGGTCGACTTCCCAGGCTTCGCCCAAGTATCCTCCACTGGAAGCGTGCTGGATCAGCTTTTGAATAACGCTGCTACAGAGTCGTTTTATAACTTTTGCTTGCAAAACTTCTTTGAGAGGAAAGCGGATCTTCTCGAGACGGAGGAAGTGCAGGTTCCAGCCACAAGCTACTTTGACAACAGCGATGCCGTCAGGGGTCTTCTCAAGCCTGGAAACGGCCTTCTCAGCATTCTCGACGATCAGATGAAGCGTGGAAAGACTGACATGCAATTCTTGGAATCACTGCGAAAGCGCTTCGAGAAGAAGAATCCAGCCATCGAAGTCAGCCCGGCTACAGTCATGGAGCCGGGCAACAACTTCGCCATACCCAACAGCCACGCAACCTTCACTGTCAAGCATTTCGCTGGCGAGGTCGATTATGCTGTGGAGGGTCTGCTTGAAGAGAATGGGGAGGTCGTCTCCGGCGATCTTATGAATCTGGTCAACACCTCGACTTCTCCATTCATTTCGGAGCTTTTCGGTCAGGAAGCATTGAACAAGGTTCTGCATCCACAGGACCGCAATGCTGTGACTCAGGCTTCGGTTGCTTCGAAGCCATCACGTATGCCCAGCATGGCACGTCGGAGGGGGTCTCGGCCACAATTGGGCTCCAGGAAGCAAGATCTCGACAATAGCAGCGAAGAGGGCGGCCGCAGTGTCTCGCGGATCAACAAACACTCAGATCCTCAGCAAGGTGCTGCAGCGCAGTTCTTGTCATCGATTGACAACATCAGCAAGTCCCTTACCGCGCCCAACACCAACtcctacttcttcttctgcTTGAAGCCAAACGACAGACGGATCGCAAACCAGTTCGACAGCAAGTGTGTACGCACTCAAATCCAGACCCTCGGCATTGCAGAGATCGCACAGCGGCTTAAGAACGCCGACTTCAGTATCTTCATGCCATTTGGCGAGTTCCTGGGCACTGCCGAAGGCGAAGTGTCTGTCGTTGGCAGTGAGAGAGAAAAGGCAGAAATGATTCTGGACGAGAAGAGCTGGCCTAGCCACGAGGCCCGAGTTGGCAGCACTGGCGTGTTCCTGAGTGAACGCTGCTGGCGGCAAATAATACGTGCCGGCGACCTGGGTGGACCTCCAAATTATGCTGATGAGTCGTACGGCAACTCGGGCATGCTCACTCCAGCAGATGCAGCAAAGGGTGGCTTTGGACAATCGCACGTCAATCTGCTCCAGACCCCGGGCCCAGGGTACTACGACGATAAAGCGGCTGGGTACTTTGGCAGCCGAGACCTTGACTCCAAGAGTGACGCTGGTGCTTCTGCTTTACGCGAAGGCGACATGTTCCGCAACCTGGAGACTCGCGAGCAGATGGCGGAAAAGGGCAACGGAGCCCAGATGGCCGAGATTGAAGTGAAGCCGAGTTCAAAAAGTCGAATACGATGGATAATTATGGTTCATTTCTTCACCTGGTTTATACCCGATTGGACTATCAAGCTGGTCGGCGGCAAGAGCATGGGCCGAAAGGACATCCGTGTGGCCTGGAGGGAGAAGCTGGCTATCAACATGATGATCTGGTTATCCTGTTTGTTCGTCGTATTCTTCATGGTCGGCTTCCCACGGATCATCTGCCCAACGCAGCACGTCTACAGTCTGGAGGAGCTCACGACTTACAACGGCAAAGACGGCTCAAAGGGTTCTTACGTTGCCATCCGTGGTGTTGTCTTCAATCTGGAAGCTTTCATGCCCGCTCATTACCCGAACATTGTTCCCGACTCGGCTCTGAAGAAGTACGCCGGCACAGACGCCACGAACCTATTCCCAATTCAAGTCTCGGCCATGTGCCAGGGCACGAACGAGACGGGAATCGATCCTGCTGTGCAGCTCAACTACCAGAACTACAACTGGACGGGACAGAACGCCGTTAGCACCACGGACACCAATGCGCAATACCACGACTTCCGATGGGCAACCAACGATTCTCGTCCAGCTTGGTTTGTTGAGCAAATGATCTACTTGTCTGGCAACTACTGGAAGGGCAATGTCGGATACTCGCCAGAATATCTGAAGACTCTGAAAGACAAGAATAACTACGTCGCCTACATCGACGGCCGTGTTTACGACATGACTGAGTACGTTGCTGGTGGCAGGCAGCCACAGTACCCACCAGGATCGGACAGACCAGATGTTGTTACGAACTCGAACTTCATGGACGAGAGAGTCGTTGACTTGTTCCAACAGCGCTCTGGACAAGACGTGACCAAGTACTGGGAAGCCCTCAACATCGACCCAGCACTTCGCCAGCGCATGAAGGTCTGCTTGGACAACCTCTTCTACGTCGGCAACGTCGACACCCGAAACAGCCCCCAATGTCAGTTTGCCAAGTACATCCTACTTGCAATCTCCTTGCTGCTCGTCTCGGTCATTTGCTTCAAGTTCTTGGCCGCACTTCAGTTCGGCAAGAAGAATGTCCCGGAGAATCTCGATAAGTTCGTGATCTGTACCGTCCCCGCGTACACCGAAGACGAGGATTCTTTGCGCCGTGCCATCGATTCTGCTGCCCGCATGAAGTATGACGACAAGCGCAAACTTCTGTTCATCATCTGTGATGGTATGATTATTGGTCAAGGCAACGATCGGGCGACACCTCGCATCGTTCTCGACATTCTAGGCGTTCCCGCCTCAGTCGACCCCGAACCGCTCAGCTTCGAATCACTTGGTGAAGGCCAGAAGCAACACAACATGGGCAAGCTCTATTCTGGTCTTTACGAAGTGCAGGGTCACATCGTACCCTTCATTGTGGTCGTCAAGGTTGGAAAGCCTTCCGAGGTCTCGAA ACCTGGCAACCGTGGCAAGCGTGACTCCCAGATGATCCTCATGCGTTTCCTCAACCGCGTGCACTACAACCTCCCCATGACCCCTCTCGAACTTGAACTCCATCACCAGATCCGAAATGTGATAGGAGTCAACCCGACCTTTTACGAATTCTTGCTGCAAATCGATGCCGACACGGTCGTTGCGCCCGATTCTGCCACTCGATTCGTATCTGCATTCGTCAACGACACTAAACTAATCGCAGTGTGTGGTGAGACCGCCCTGACCAACGCCAAAGCCTCCATGATCACGATGATGCAGGTGTACGAATACTACATCTCGCACAATCTTACCAAGGCCTTCGAATCGCTCTTTGGATCGGTCACATGTTTGCCAGGCTGTTTCTCCATGTACCGCATTCGCGCTGCTGAGACTGGAAAGCCACTCTTCGTGTCCAAAGAGATTGTCGAAGACTACTCCGAGATTCGCGTCGACACGCTGCACATGAAAAACTTGCTGCATCTTGGAGAGGACAGATATCTGACGACTCTGCTTATGAAGTACCACTCCAAGTACAAGACAAAGTACATCATGCGCGCTCATGCCTGGACCATCGCACCCGACAACTGGAGCGTCTTTATGTCGCAGCGTCGCCGATGGATCAACAGTACCGTGCACAACCTGGTCGAGGTCATTCCACTCCAGCAACTCTGCGGTTTCTGCTGCTTCAGTATGAGATTCGTCGTGTTCTTGGATCTGCTGTCGACTATCGTGCAACCCGTTATCGTGGCTTACATCATATACCTTATTGTCGAAGTGGCTAGGAACCCGGACACGGTGCCAATCACTGCCTTCATTCTCCTGGGAGCTATTTATGGTCTACAGGCTATCATCTTCATTGTTCGACGCAAATGGGAGATGGTCGGATGGATGATCATCTACATGCTTGCAACGCCAGTCTTCTCATTCTTTCTGCCGCTCATGGCTTTCTGGAACATGGACGACTTCTCCTGGGGTAACACCCGTGTGGTCACTGGTGAGAAGGGAGAGCAGGTGGTCGTCTCCGATGAGGGCAAATACGACCCAAACACGATCCCGAAGAAGAGGTGGGAAGAGTACCAGGCCGAGCTCTGGGATGCTCAGACTCAGCGCGACGACACCCGCTCGGAGATTTCGGGTATCAGCTACGCAACCAAGAGCTACCACCCAGCCGCTTCTATCTATGGCGATGGGTACCAGCAGAGTCACCACATGAGCCAGCTCACGGTGCCTCAGATGCAGCAGTACGGCTCGCACATGTCGTTGGCCGCTTCCGACAACGGCATGATGCGCAGCTATTCTGGCGCGGACTTCGACATGTCGGACATGCCCAGTGACGATGCCATTCTTGCTGAGATCAGAGAGATCCTTAGAACAGCGGATCTGATGACCGTCACCAAGAAGAGCATCAAGGCTGAGCTCGAGAGACGCTTTCAGGTCCCGATGGACTCGAGGAGACAGTATATCGGTAGTGCCACTGAGGCTATCTTGAGTGGACAGCTTTAG